In Magnetococcales bacterium, the DNA window CCCTGGATTCCCGCATTCGCGGGAATGACGAAAAAAGTGCAACGGCATATGTCCAATTCTTGATTCGAATGGCTATAGGATTAGGATGAGCCGTGGGAAGGCACGTCCATCAAGCGTGACTGATTGGCCACTTTTAAACTGGAACGACTAGGGTGAAGCAGGTTTGGTTTGATCTGTTTTTTCCAGCATGGATTTAACCTTCACCAGTGCCTCCTCCAAATCATAATTTTCCATCAATTCCGTCACCCTCGCCATCTCTTCTTCCAGGGAAGTGCCCTCAACAAGGGGAGTGAGTTTTTCAAGATCACTTCCCGCTTCGCTGTCATAAGCCTCCAGATTGGTTCGCAATATTTCAAGCAAGGGAATGATTCGGGAGAGGTCCAGAGGCTGAGGTCCTGATGGCGTTTTTTCCTTCACCTGTTCTTCCAGAACGGCAAGTCCTGTCAACACCTCTTCCAGTGCCCCCAAAACCGTTGGCAAATGGGCTTCGATCTCTGTTTTGTTTTGCTCTGCACACCCCTTTTCCAGCAGGGCCGCCGACTCCTGTAGCGTGGTTGCGCCCAGATTGCCAGCCAACCCCTTCAGGGTGTGGGCCAGGCGGGTGGCTGTTTTCAGATTACCGCTCTCCAAAGCTTGGCGGATTTTTTCTTCGAACCCCGACTCCTTCCTGTAAAACTTGATCAATAGTTTGTGATAGAGGGAAACATTGCCCAAAACGGTCTTGAGCCCGGCGGCGGTATTGATTCCGGCCATCTCAGGGAGCTGTAACGGACTGTTTTCAGTTGGGGCCGGGGAGGAGAGTTGGGGGAGAGCGGCAGAGTCCACCAACCCTGAAGGGGTTATCCACCGGGCCATGGTGGCAAACATTTCCTGCACATGGATCGGCTTGGCGATGTGGTCGTTCATGCCAGCCGCGATCATCTGCTCCCGATCCCCGACCATGGCATTGGCGGTCATGGCGATGATGGGCAGTTGATTGAAAGCAGGCTGTTCGCGAATTTTTTCGGTCGTCTCAAAACCGTCCATGATCGGCATCTGAATATCCATCAACACCCCGTCGAAGGTTCCAGAGGCCAACTTTTCCAGAGCCTCCAGGCCATTGTTGGCCACCTCTGCTGTGACCCCTCCTCCGGCCAGCAGATCCAGGGCCAGCTCCTGGTTGATCTCGTTGTCTTCCACCAACAGCACCTTGGCCCCACGCAGGTTGGTGGCCATTTCTGCCAGGGACTGGAGGGGGTTGGGGGGTTTGTCGGTTCGAGGGCGCGCCTTGGCGTGGGTCTGAACCGTGAGTTGGATGGTGAAGAAAAAGGTGCTGCCCTGATCGGGTGCACTCTCCACCCCAATCCGGCCACCCATCATTTCCGTCAGATGCTTGCAGATGGTCAGCCCCAAACCGGTGCCGCCATATTTGCGGGTAGTGGATGAATCGACCTGGCTGAAAGATTTAAACAGTTTTTCCTGCTGTTCGGGGCTCATGCCGATGCCGCTGTCCTGGACCCAAAAGCGCAGCACGATTTTTTCCCCGTGGCGCTCCTCCACCGAAGCCCCCACCACCACCTCTCCGGAATCGGTAAACTTGACGGCGTTGTTGCCAAGATTGACCAGGATCTGTCCCAACCGCAGGGGATCTCCCACCAGAGCGGTGGGGAGTTGTGGATCGATTTGGAAACGCAGGTCGATCTTTTTTTCCCTGGCTTTGATGCCCACCAGATTGGCCAGGTTGTCAAAAACATCTTCGAGATAAAAATCGATCGCTTCTATCTCCAGCTTGCCCGCCTCGATTTTGGAAAAGTCGAGAATGTCATTGATGATCCTCAACAAGGATTCTGCGGATCGATGGACTTTGCTGACATAATTGCGTTGGTGATCGTCCAGGTTGGTCTGCAGGGCCAAATAGGACATGCCGATGATGGCGTTCATGGGGGTGCGGATTTCGTGGCTCATGTTGGCCAAAAAATCGGACTTGGTCTGACTGGCCGATTCCGCCGCCTCTTTGGCCTGGATCAAAGCGCTTTCCAAGGCCTTGCGGTTGGTGATCTCTGATACGGTGCCCACCATCCGGGTCACCCGACCATCCTCAGACCACTCCACCCCGGCTCCCTTGGAATGCACCCATTTCATCGTGCCATCCGGAGTGATGATGCGGTATTCCAGATCATATTTTTGATGCAGACCGGCCCGGTATTCGTGACCATAGGTCAGTACCCGCTCCAGGTCATCCGGGTGGAGCCGATCCAGCCAATCTTTTTGGAAGCGGGGAGCCTGGTCAGGAAGATAGCCATAAATTTCAGCCTCAATAGGGCTGCTGATCTGCTCGCCGGTATCGATATTGATGTCCCACAGACCCAGGCGACCGTTGGCCAAGGCCATCTGCAGGCGGGTTTCGTTATCCTTGAGGACCTTTTCCACCGCCTTGCGGTCGCTGATATCTTCTTTTACCGCCAGATAGTGGCGCACCACGCCATCGGGATCTTTCAACGGCGAGATGGTGGCAGACTCCCAAAACAGGCTGCCATCCTTTTTTCGGTTTAACAGCTCTCCAAACCAGACCTGCCCCGCCAGGATGGTACGCCACAATTCCCGGTACACCTCGGGGGCCACTTTCCCCGATTGCAGTAATCTTGGATTGAGTCCGATGACCTCTTCCTGTTCATATCCGGATACCCGGGTAAAGGCCGGGTTAACATAGTCGATGGTGCCTTTGGTATCGGTGATGATGACAGATGCCGGGCTCTGCTCCACCGCACTGAGCAATTTTCGGCTTTCATTTTCAGCTTTCTTTCTCTCCTGGATCTGACGGCGCAGGCTCCAGTTCCAGATCAGAAAGAAGATGACCACCACAGAGGTCACCAGCAGGATTTGCAGAATGGCTTTGGGGTCCGACCTCTTTTCCACGGTCACCGCCGACCATTTTCCCAGAATGGCCTGGCGCTCCCTTTTGTCCATGTGGTTGATGGCCTTTTCCAGCAGTTGCGCAAGCATCGGCCAGTCGCTGCGAACCCCCATGGAGAGATCCATCTGCAGGTGGGTATGTCCGGAAACCTGTAAATTGGTAAAGCCGCTCTCCTGAATGTAATGACCTGCCGTCAGCAGAGAGTCGACATAGGCATCTGCCTGATTTTGGGTCACGGTGAGCAGAGCATCCTGAACCGTGGCCACCGGCACCTGAATGATGCCCGGATAGGTCTCACGCAACACCTCCTCAAGCCAATAACTCTTGATCACAACGATCTTTTTCCCTTCCAGGGCGGAAAGATCATCGATAAAGGGGGACCCTTTATTGGTAAAAATCACCGCTGGCAGTGACAGATAGGGAGAGGTGAACGTGGTATATTTTTTCCGATCAGGGGTGGCCACAGCGGCTGAAAGCAGATCCACTCGATGGTTTTTGAGATCTTCGACCAATTGGGGCCAGGTTCGGCCGTGGGTGGGTTTGAAGGTCAGACCTAAAATATGTGAAAGGGCGTCCAGATATTCCCAGGCAAGCCCGGAAAACTGCCCCTGGGAATTCCTGAATTCGATGGGTGCAAAGGCCGGATCGGAAGCCACTTGAATGATGGGGTGGTGTTCAATCCACTCCCGTTCTTCCCGGGTCAATTCCAGGGGCGCGCGTTTTTGTTTGCTCTGGGCACCCGTCCACGCCTGAAGAATGGCGGTTCGTTCCTGGGGGGTGATGGCCGCCAGGGTTTTATCCAAAATATCGCGCAAAATCGGCCAATCCTTGCGCACACCGATGGCATTGATGGAAGCGGTCTGTTGGATGGTGGCATATTCAGCCAAATTGGTGATCAAGGTTTCCCTCGCAGCGTGGAGGGCGACGGCCCGATTGCCTATATAGGCATCGGCTTTCCCTTTGGAGACGGCCTGTAGCGCATCCAGGGTTTTCGGGTATTCCTTCACCCGAATTTCGGGGAACTCCTTTTTGAGGACGGAGACAATAAAAAAGCCTTTTTCCACCGCCACGCTTTGACCGGAAAGGCCTTTGAGAGTACCAGCCTGGGGGTCATCCCGACGGGCAAAAATGCTGTGGGGAACCTGGATGTAGGGGCGGGTAAAATGGAACAGATGTTCCCGGTCCGGGCGGGGGGTGATATCCATCAGGGCATCCAAACGTCCGGCTTGAACATCCCCATAAATCTGTTTCCAAGGGCCGGGAAAAATCTGCAATACATTTCCCAGACGCCTGTTCAGGGCTTGGATAAAGTCCACACCGATGCCATGGGGCAGGCCATCCTGGCTGACAAAATCCATGGGGGGCCATTGATCGTTGATGGCTATTCGGATGGTGGGATGCTGTTCAAGCCAGGCCCTCTCCTCAGGGATCAGGGTGTTCAGGGTGGGGGGTAAGGGGCCTCCGGATGAGGGGAGCTTGAGCGCCTTGGCTGGCAACCAGGGCTCGAACAGCCGCAGCTTTTGTGTTTCGGAAACAGCTCCCAGGACTTTGTCAAAAATGCTGGCCAGCTCAGGCCAATCCTTGCGCACCCCATAGCGCTGGCCATTGAGTCCAGCGCCATAAAGGGAGGCCACTTCCAGATTGAGCAGGCCGTTTTCCTGGGCCAGATGCAGGTTGATTCCCAGCACCCCGACATAGGCGTCAGCCTTGCCCGTGGCCACAGCCATGAGCCCTTCCAGGGCGGTTTTGACCATCAATGGTTTGACACGGGGGTGTTCATCCAAAATGGTTTGGGAAGAGGAATACCCCTCCACCAATGCGACCAAACGACCATCCAGGTGGGCTTCGGAGGTGATTTGATCTTCCCCTGTGCGGGTCATGATCACCAGGGGTGTGGGGAGATAAATGTCGGTAAAATGGACGAAGGCTTCCCGTTCCGGCCGGTGGGACATGGTCACCACCACATCCACGCTGCGTTCCCGCACGCCCTGGACAATTTCCGGCCACGCCAAGCCCGGGACCACCTCCATGGTGAGGTCCAGCTCTTCGCTGAGGAAGCGGCTGAACTCCATGGCAATGCCACGGTAGCGCCCTTGATCGTCACGAAAGCTGTAGGGGGCGTAGTCGGAATCGACCCCAAGGCGGATGTTGGGGTGGGCGTTTAACCAAGCTCTCTCCTCCTGGGTCAGGCCATAATCAATATGGGCGCGGCTCTCGGCTTGGCCAACACCGGGAGCCATTCCAAATAGAAAAAAGAATACAAAACCAAATAGATGTTTTTTCATGTCCGCAGCCGCTTAAACCTAAATCCGGCAGTTAGGCGTACGTACATGCCCCAGCCTCTTAATCCACCAAGCAAATCGGGAGAAAGTCTTGTGACCAATAAGGTGACAGCGATTTCTCCCAATTCACTATGCGAACCAATATTCTGCACCAGCCACACACGCCCAACTGCCGGATTTAGGTTAAACAGCTGAGGCCAAGAGAGAGGATCATCGAGGCAGGTTGCCGGTGTGAGGGGATGATTCAGGCAGGTTAAAATATTATTTTCTTTCAGGTGGGGCACTTTCAGGGGGTTGATGCCCATGCCTTGATCTGCAAATGGCGGGATGGCAGCGGGTGCAAAAATCTCCACTACTCCTTCAGGGGTATCGGGAGAGCTTATTTTTGCCATTATTTTTTCCCAAACATTTCAGTGACCTGAAGCCTATAGCAGTTCTATCTCAAAATTGGACATTTTTCCCTGACTCGTCATCCCCGCGAAGGCGGGGATCCAGGGAGTGATGATTGCCCTTAAGGAAAAACCAAATCTTCAAGAAAGACCGGTGTTTTGCTGAAAGTGAAGCAAGATTTGGAAAAGTTCGTGCCAGACACTCTGGATTCCCGCATTCACGGGAATGACAGCAATAGTGCAGCGGCATATGTCCAATTCTTGATTCGAATGGCTATAAAACAAAAGCGTTGGAAAAGAGGTGGATCGAAAAAAACAGCCACTATCCGACCCCGGTTTTTTTCCCCAACAGTTCATAAACCAATGGCAAAAGCTCTTTTCTGGTAAAGGGCTTGGATAAAACTTTGGCAGCACCAAGCTGTTTGATAATGGGGAGTGTTTCCGCTGCGGAGATGCCACGCCCCCCCCCGGAAATGCCGATGATTTTGATGCCTGGATGGCTTTTTCGCAACGCTCGCAACAGCATGATGCCATCTGTCTCCGGCATGAAAACATCGCTGATGATCAGGTCAAAATGGGTCTTTTCCAACAGGTGTAATCCCTCTTTCCCGTTGGTAGCGGTCTCGACACTCAGCCCCTCCATCAACAAAATTTCCTTTAAAAATCCAAGAAATTGTTCGTCATCATCGATGACCAGAATCTGCCCCATGTTCACTCCCTTGTTTGATTTGAGTATAAAGTGGTCATCATTCTGTGCCATTCTTGAAGGCGTTGTGCAATGTATTGGCCAGTTTTTCGATCAGAACAGGCTTTTGCAGGAGACCGGTGACGCCCATCTCCCGAATCTGCCGGGGGGTCAAAGAGTGGTCGTTTCCGGTGCAGAGAAAAATGGGCAAATCCGGTCGGAGGGAAAACATCCGATGGATTAGATCGCTACCTTTCATATGGGGCATCTCCTGGTCGATGATCGCTCCTTTGGCGCAGTCCACATTTTTCCGGAGCAGCTCAAGGGCCAGGTTGGGGTCGGAGTGAGCCAAGACATCGTATCCCAACCACTCCAACTGGGCCTTCCCCATCTCCAACAGGGCTTTATCATCATCTACCAACAGGATGGTCCCTTTTCCCTTGGGAAGGGCCTGCCTGGGGTTTTCAGCGGTTACCGGGGGCTTTTTTGCGGCGCCAGCTTTCGCCAGGGGTAGATAGACCCGGACCACGGTGCCTTTTTGTGCCTCACTTGAAATCCAGAGGGCTCCATCATGGTTTTTAACGATGCCATGCACCACCGAAAGACCCAGACCGGTTCCATGGCCGACATCCTTGGTGGTGAAGAAGGGGTCGATCACTTTTTCCAAGAGATTGGCGGGGATGCCACAGCCGTTATCCTCTACCGTCAAGAGGACATAGTGACCGGGATCAATGTGCAGGTCGTGGCTCAAGGGGGAAGCTACTTCGGTCTCCTCCAAGGCGATGATCAGCTCTCCGCCCTTTTGCCCCATGGCTGTGGCCGCATTGATGCAAAGATTCATCACGATTTGCTGGATCAAGGTGGTGTTGGAATGGATGACCGCTTTTTGGGCCACGATGCGAGGCTGAATGTGAATGTTGCCGGGAATGGTCGCCTGGATCAGCTTGAGGGACTCCTGGATGACAGGGGCCAATTCCAGGTTTTCGGTTTTTTCCTTGTCTCGACGGGCAAAAATCAAAATGCGCGCCACCAACTCCTTGGCGCGTATCCCGGCCTTGAAAACCTGGTCCAGGTGGTTTTTGGTCTGGGAATGATCAGGGACAGTATCCCGAGCCAGGTCAGTGTATCCGAGGATGGAGCCTAAAATGTTGTTAAAATCGTGGGCGATGCCCCCGGCCAAGGTACCGATGGCTTCCATCTTCTGAGATTGACGAAGCTGCATCTCCAGGCGATGGCGCTCTGTGATATCTGAAAGCAGGCAGTGGGTTTGGAGAAAATTTCCATCCGGATCCCGGGTAATGCGGCCTTCGAAAGAGACCTGAATCGCAACACCGTCGTGACGGACTATTTCAAATTCAACGCCATGGTTTTCCCCGGTTTTTTTAAATTCAGCAAACTGATTCCGAAACAGGGCTTGATCATCCGG includes these proteins:
- a CDS encoding response regulator, which produces MGQILVIDDDEQFLGFLKEILLMEGLSVETATNGKEGLHLLEKTHFDLIISDVFMPETDGIMLLRALRKSHPGIKIIGISGGGRGISAAETLPIIKQLGAAKVLSKPFTRKELLPLVYELLGKKTGVG
- a CDS encoding transporter substrate-binding domain-containing protein, with protein sequence MKKHLFGFVFFFLFGMAPGVGQAESRAHIDYGLTQEERAWLNAHPNIRLGVDSDYAPYSFRDDQGRYRGIAMEFSRFLSEELDLTMEVVPGLAWPEIVQGVRERSVDVVVTMSHRPEREAFVHFTDIYLPTPLVIMTRTGEDQITSEAHLDGRLVALVEGYSSSQTILDEHPRVKPLMVKTALEGLMAVATGKADAYVGVLGINLHLAQENGLLNLEVASLYGAGLNGQRYGVRKDWPELASIFDKVLGAVSETQKLRLFEPWLPAKALKLPSSGGPLPPTLNTLIPEERAWLEQHPTIRIAINDQWPPMDFVSQDGLPHGIGVDFIQALNRRLGNVLQIFPGPWKQIYGDVQAGRLDALMDITPRPDREHLFHFTRPYIQVPHSIFARRDDPQAGTLKGLSGQSVAVEKGFFIVSVLKKEFPEIRVKEYPKTLDALQAVSKGKADAYIGNRAVALHAARETLITNLAEYATIQQTASINAIGVRKDWPILRDILDKTLAAITPQERTAILQAWTGAQSKQKRAPLELTREEREWIEHHPIIQVASDPAFAPIEFRNSQGQFSGLAWEYLDALSHILGLTFKPTHGRTWPQLVEDLKNHRVDLLSAAVATPDRKKYTTFTSPYLSLPAVIFTNKGSPFIDDLSALEGKKIVVIKSYWLEEVLRETYPGIIQVPVATVQDALLTVTQNQADAYVDSLLTAGHYIQESGFTNLQVSGHTHLQMDLSMGVRSDWPMLAQLLEKAINHMDKRERQAILGKWSAVTVEKRSDPKAILQILLVTSVVVIFFLIWNWSLRRQIQERKKAENESRKLLSAVEQSPASVIITDTKGTIDYVNPAFTRVSGYEQEEVIGLNPRLLQSGKVAPEVYRELWRTILAGQVWFGELLNRKKDGSLFWESATISPLKDPDGVVRHYLAVKEDISDRKAVEKVLKDNETRLQMALANGRLGLWDINIDTGEQISSPIEAEIYGYLPDQAPRFQKDWLDRLHPDDLERVLTYGHEYRAGLHQKYDLEYRIITPDGTMKWVHSKGAGVEWSEDGRVTRMVGTVSEITNRKALESALIQAKEAAESASQTKSDFLANMSHEIRTPMNAIIGMSYLALQTNLDDHQRNYVSKVHRSAESLLRIINDILDFSKIEAGKLEIEAIDFYLEDVFDNLANLVGIKAREKKIDLRFQIDPQLPTALVGDPLRLGQILVNLGNNAVKFTDSGEVVVGASVEERHGEKIVLRFWVQDSGIGMSPEQQEKLFKSFSQVDSSTTRKYGGTGLGLTICKHLTEMMGGRIGVESAPDQGSTFFFTIQLTVQTHAKARPRTDKPPNPLQSLAEMATNLRGAKVLLVEDNEINQELALDLLAGGGVTAEVANNGLEALEKLASGTFDGVLMDIQMPIMDGFETTEKIREQPAFNQLPIIAMTANAMVGDREQMIAAGMNDHIAKPIHVQEMFATMARWITPSGLVDSAALPQLSSPAPTENSPLQLPEMAGINTAAGLKTVLGNVSLYHKLLIKFYRKESGFEEKIRQALESGNLKTATRLAHTLKGLAGNLGATTLQESAALLEKGCAEQNKTEIEAHLPTVLGALEEVLTGLAVLEEQVKEKTPSGPQPLDLSRIIPLLEILRTNLEAYDSEAGSDLEKLTPLVEGTSLEEEMARVTELMENYDLEEALVKVKSMLEKTDQTKPASP
- a CDS encoding PAS domain S-box protein — protein: MNILVVDDNENARLLAQTVLISQGYGVETASNGKEALAAIRQKQPDLVITDILMPEMDGFDLCRTIKEDAALCHIPLVFYTATYTDPKDERFAMELGASRFIIKPLEVDHFVSIIREILGSVQASKLPRPNLLNQKAPLDRLHVESLSRKLDKKIKDLEREQEALRKSEERYRDLLETTSDWIWESDLEGHFTYASPQVEEILGYTPEEITGQKSGFDLMPPQEAERIRPLYQAFIQSEKSFEGLVNINLHKDGRRVILESSGRPFFDSSGKLLGYRGVGRDTTERVQTEEKLKESESRFRNLYENAPLAYQSLNAEGRLIAVNKAWLATLGFDRPQQVLGRWFGDFLPPDDQALFRNQFAEFKKTGENHGVEFEIVRHDGVAIQVSFEGRITRDPDGNFLQTHCLLSDITERHRLEMQLRQSQKMEAIGTLAGGIAHDFNNILGSILGYTDLARDTVPDHSQTKNHLDQVFKAGIRAKELVARILIFARRDKEKTENLELAPVIQESLKLIQATIPGNIHIQPRIVAQKAVIHSNTTLIQQIVMNLCINAATAMGQKGGELIIALEETEVASPLSHDLHIDPGHYVLLTVEDNGCGIPANLLEKVIDPFFTTKDVGHGTGLGLSVVHGIVKNHDGALWISSEAQKGTVVRVYLPLAKAGAAKKPPVTAENPRQALPKGKGTILLVDDDKALLEMGKAQLEWLGYDVLAHSDPNLALELLRKNVDCAKGAIIDQEMPHMKGSDLIHRMFSLRPDLPIFLCTGNDHSLTPRQIREMGVTGLLQKPVLIEKLANTLHNAFKNGTE